The following are encoded together in the Pseudomonadota bacterium genome:
- a CDS encoding lauroyl acyltransferase: protein MRRVFFRKIKHFIEAIFFQIFYSFFWLFPLPCASWLGGKCARMIGSYTLLNKRALRNLKRAFPEKTELERFKISQDMWENLGRTIGEFPHMHTLVKNSKYIEVNGIENVDFLRDDHLAGLFFSAHLANWEISSLVAVQRGFSLLLLYRASNNPFINFLIQRQRQKCPSLLYYPKGKIGAREALKALKEGGHVGMLMDQKMNDGVPIPFFGSPAWTAPAIAQFALKFKAPIVAAHVVRLKGAHFKITYEKPFFAEKTENSEEDIKKTLEKINLTLERWIRENPGQWLWLHNRWP, encoded by the coding sequence ATGCGTAGAGTTTTCTTTAGGAAAATAAAACATTTTATAGAAGCTATATTTTTTCAAATTTTTTATAGTTTTTTTTGGTTATTTCCTCTCCCTTGCGCGTCTTGGCTTGGAGGAAAATGTGCGCGTATGATTGGTTCCTATACACTTCTTAATAAACGTGCTCTTCGAAATTTAAAACGTGCTTTTCCAGAAAAAACAGAATTAGAGCGCTTTAAAATCTCTCAAGACATGTGGGAAAATCTTGGACGAACCATAGGGGAATTTCCTCACATGCATACCCTTGTGAAAAACTCTAAGTATATAGAAGTCAATGGAATTGAAAATGTAGACTTTTTAAGAGATGATCATCTCGCAGGACTTTTTTTTTCAGCCCATCTCGCAAATTGGGAAATTAGCTCTTTAGTCGCTGTTCAGCGTGGTTTTTCTCTTTTGCTTCTCTATAGAGCCTCTAATAATCCTTTTATTAACTTTTTAATTCAACGGCAGCGCCAAAAATGCCCTTCTCTTCTTTATTATCCAAAAGGAAAAATTGGGGCACGAGAAGCTCTTAAAGCTTTAAAAGAAGGAGGACATGTGGGAATGCTTATGGATCAAAAAATGAATGATGGAGTGCCCATTCCTTTTTTTGGATCTCCTGCATGGACGGCTCCTGCTATTGCACAATTTGCACTTAAATTTAAAGCACCCATTGTAGCAGCGCATGTCGTGCGTCTTAAAGGCGCTCATTTTAAGATTACCTATGAGAAACCTTTCTTTGCAGAAAAGACGGAAAATTCTGAGGAAGACATTAAAAAAACGCTTGAAAAGATCAACCTAACACTCGAACGTTGGATAAGAGAAAATCCTGGGCAATGGTTATGGCTTCATAACCGGTGGCCATGA